TGGAAGTACTCGTAAAAGAGCACGAGGTCCTTCCAGTGGGGATCGCTCTGGAATGTCTCGAAACCGCCGTGCACGGGACGGCGCCCGTCGGATCCGCGGAGGAAGATGGCCGTGAGCCGCCGCGACAGCTCCGCGGCGACATCCCACAGCTTCATGCGCCGACCGGACCCGGTCGGGAACTCCACGCTAAACCCCTCATCGAAGAAGTAGTCGAATCGCTGCAGCGACTCGACCAGCAAGAAGTTCATCGGGAACCAGATGGGCCCCCGCCAGTTCGAGTTGCCCCCGAAGAATCCCGTGGAGGACTCGGCGGGCTCATAGTCTACCCGGTGCTCCGTGCCGTTGACGTTCAGGACGTACGGGTGATCGCGGTGGTACTGCGAAAGCGCCCGGATGCCATACGGCGAGAGAAACTCGCGCTCATCCAGCATGAACCGGAGGACTCTTTCGAGCCGGTCGCCGCTCACGAGCGAGAGCAGGCGACGCGTCTTTCCCTTGCTCGTGACCTGCTGGGTGACGAGCTGGCAGAGATCCTCGCGGTTGTCGAGAAACCAGCGCAGCCGCCGGCTGAAGCTGGGCAGCCGCTCGAGGTCGTCGGGCTCGATGACCTGCACCGAGAAGAGCGGGACGAGGCCCACGAGCGACCGCACCTTTATGGGAAAGGCGCCGTCCGGCGTTTGGAGCACATCGTAGAAGAACCCGTCCTCCTCGTTCCAGAGCTCGCCGCCCTGGTGGCCCAGGTGGCTCATGGCCTGGGCGATGTACAGGAAATGCTCGAAGAACTTGGAGGCCATGTCCTCGTAGGCCGGGTCCTCGCGGGCCAGCTCGAGCGCGATGCCCAGCATGTTGAGGCAGAACATGCCCATCCACGCGGTGCCGTCGGACTGCTCGATGTGGCCCCCGGTCGGAAGCGGCGCCGAGCGGTCGAAGACGCCGATATTGTCGAGCCCGAGGAAGCCGCCCTGGAAGACGTTTTTGCCCTCCGGGTCCTTGCGGTTGATCCACCAGGTGAAATTCAGCAGAAGCTTCTGGAAGACGCGCTCGAGGAACCGGCGGTCGCCCGTCCCGCGGATGCGCTTCTCGATCTTGTAGACGCGGAAGGCGGCCCAGGCGTGGACGGGCGGGTTGACGTCCCCGAAGGCCCACTCGTAGGCGGGGATCTGCCCGTTCGGGTGCATGTACCACTCGCGGAGAAACAGGATGAGCTGGTCCTTGGCGAAGTCGGAATCCACGAGGGCGAGCGAGATCGTGTGGAAGGCCAGATCCCATGCCGCGTACCACGGGTACTCCCACTTGTCCGGCATGGAGACGACGTCGTCATTGTAGAGGTGCGTCCACTCGGAGTTGCGGCCCCGCTTCCGCTCGGGCGGAGGCGGCGCCTGGGTCGGGTCGCCCTCGAGCCACCGGCGGACGTCGAGGTGGAACCACTGCTTGGACCAGAGCATGCCGGCCAGGGCCTGGCGCATGACGGCCGCCGCGTCCGCGCCCAGGCGATCCGGGATGACCGTGGCGTAGAACTCGTCCGCCTCCCGCCGCTGAGCCTCGACCGCGCGATCGAAGCCTTGGAACGCGCGAGGCGGCCGGCCCTTACCCTCGCGCGTCAGGCGCAGCCTGAGGACGGCCCTCGCGCCTGCCTCCACCAGCAGCCGGTAGTGGGCGGCCGCCTTGGTCCCCTCCTCGAGGGGGTTCACGGCCTCCGGCCGCCCGTGGGCAAGGTATTCGTGGAAGGCGTCCTTCACGTAGGGTGACGGGCTCGGGGTGCCGTACAGGCGCTCGAGATTCGAGTCGTTCTCGGTAAAGAGAAGCTCGGGCTCCCCGTCGCACGCCAGGCGGTACGTCCCATCCATCTCCGGATGGGATGCGAGGATGACCCGACCTGCGCCCTCCCGTTCGCGGGCGAGGCGCGGCCGTCCGCTCCCCTCGTTCCACGACCACGTGTTCCGGAACCAGAGGCTCGGGAGCAAATGGATGGGAGCGGCCTCGGGCCCGCGATTCTCCACGGTGATGCGGATCAGGATGTCCTCGGGCGCGGCCTTGGCGTACTCGACGGTCACGTCGAAGTATCGCCCGTCCTCGAAGACTCCCGTCTCGAGCAGCTCGAACTCGCGCTCCCGCCGGCCCCGCCGACGATTCTCGTCGACAAGGTGGGAGTAAGGATATTCGGCCTGTGGGTACTTGTAGAGCCCTTTGAGGTAGGAGTGCGTGGGCGTGGCGTCGAGGTGGA
This portion of the Candidatus Methylomirabilota bacterium genome encodes:
- a CDS encoding glucosidase; amino-acid sequence: MTAEERRLKETRDRTAHWRRWGPYLADRQWGTVREDYSAHGTAWEYFPHDHARSRAYRWGEDGILGISDNHQRLCFALALWNGRDPILKERYFGLTGSEGNHGEDVKEYYFHLDATPTHSYLKGLYKYPQAEYPYSHLVDENRRRGRREREFELLETGVFEDGRYFDVTVEYAKAAPEDILIRITVENRGPEAAPIHLLPSLWFRNTWSWNEGSGRPRLAREREGAGRVILASHPEMDGTYRLACDGEPELLFTENDSNLERLYGTPSPSPYVKDAFHEYLAHGRPEAVNPLEEGTKAAAHYRLLVEAGARAVLRLRLTREGKGRPPRAFQGFDRAVEAQRREADEFYATVIPDRLGADAAAVMRQALAGMLWSKQWFHLDVRRWLEGDPTQAPPPPERKRGRNSEWTHLYNDDVVSMPDKWEYPWYAAWDLAFHTISLALVDSDFAKDQLILFLREWYMHPNGQIPAYEWAFGDVNPPVHAWAAFRVYKIEKRIRGTGDRRFLERVFQKLLLNFTWWINRKDPEGKNVFQGGFLGLDNIGVFDRSAPLPTGGHIEQSDGTAWMGMFCLNMLGIALELAREDPAYEDMASKFFEHFLYIAQAMSHLGHQGGELWNEEDGFFYDVLQTPDGAFPIKVRSLVGLVPLFSVQVIEPDDLERLPSFSRRLRWFLDNREDLCQLVTQQVTSKGKTRRLLSLVSGDRLERVLRFMLDEREFLSPYGIRALSQYHRDHPYVLNVNGTEHRVDYEPAESSTGFFGGNSNWRGPIWFPMNFLLVESLQRFDYFFDEGFSVEFPTGSGRRMKLWDVAAELSRRLTAIFLRGSDGRRPVHGGFETFQSDPHWKDLVLFYEYFHGDNGAGIGASHQTGWTGLVAKLLQQSGG